One genomic region from Mangifera indica cultivar Alphonso chromosome 17, CATAS_Mindica_2.1, whole genome shotgun sequence encodes:
- the LOC123201099 gene encoding polyol transporter 5-like codes for MSGAVLYIKDNMKIDSAKVEIFVGSLNVCSLIGSLLSEKTSDFWDHCFSAVVPSVIIAARVIIMLEFPGWLVVKDRIDQAKAVLMKTSHSHESELRLAEIVKAHEESKKNNTKGVWKGILRPTPAVHRMLVGAIGINFFMQASGNDAVIYYTPHGFKDAGIHNMKSLFRVNVIMGLSKTIFVFISPVFLDRFGWRPLLFIGTTGVAMSLAVLRAASKVIENYMSRAQVGSRDKALGNYK; via the coding sequence ATGAGTGGGGCAGTTCTTTATATAAAAGACAACATGAAAATCGATTCAGCGAAGGTCGAAATTTTCGTGGGAAGTTTAAATGTATGTTCACTAATAGGATCATTGCTTTCTGAGAAAACCTCAGATTTCTGGGATCATTGCTTCTCTGCCGTCGTGCCTTCTGTTATCATTGCCGCCAGGGTTATCATCATGCTGGAATTCCCCGGGTGGCTTGTGGTTAAAGATAGAATCGATCAAGCAAAGGCGGTTTTGATGAAAACTTCTCATTCTCATGAATCTGAGCTCAGGCTTGCAGAAATTGTAAAAGCTCATGAAGAATctaaaaaaaacaatacaaaagGGGTCTGGAAGGGGATTTTAAGGCCGACCCCTGCCGTTCACCGGATGCTTGTGGGGGCGATTGGGATAAATTTCTTTATGCAAGCTTCAGGCAATGATGCTGTTATATACTACACTCCTCATGGGTTCAAAGATGCAGGGATTCATAACATGAAATCTCTGTTTCGTGTAAATGTGATAATGGGCTTATCCAAGACTATATTTGTGTTCATTTCACCTGTATTTTTGGACCGTTTTGGATGGCGGCCGCTTTTGTTCATCGGCACCACCGGGGTGGCCATGTCGTTGGCTGTATTGAGGGCGGCCTCAAAGGTTATTGAAAACTATATGTCACGGGCTCAGGTTGGGAGCCGTGATAAGGCTTTGGGCAACTACAAGTGA